Proteins from a single region of Nocardioides oleivorans:
- a CDS encoding L-erythro-3,5-diaminohexanoate dehydrogenase, whose translation MTSPTDIRTGDPTGLHRVLDDSAVLPQAAQHLDTRRELWPDEVRVRVERLNLDAASFRQLERAHTKYGETSGDGVRAEVLDIVATRGKMQNPVTGSGGMLVGTVEEVGPESPLGLEVGDRVATLISLTLTPLVIEDGLAQWDGRSEQVPCDGYAVLFGRSIAAVIPDDLDPALSLSVMDVCGAPALTARVVGEYVARGQAPTVAVIGGAGKSGSLSLAAARQAGAARTIGVVPHEGERDLLTDAGIADAVTISDARDPIALRDAVAAAGGPADVTVVCVDVPGCEGGAILATAEGGTVIFFSMATSFSAAALGAEGLAADVRMLVGNGYVPGHAAYAMELLRADAGVRALFERRL comes from the coding sequence TTGACTAGCCCGACGGACATCCGGACCGGTGACCCGACCGGCCTGCACCGTGTCCTCGACGACAGCGCCGTGCTCCCGCAGGCCGCGCAGCACCTCGACACCCGCCGGGAGCTGTGGCCCGACGAGGTCCGGGTCCGCGTCGAGCGGCTCAACCTCGACGCCGCGTCCTTCCGCCAGCTCGAGCGGGCGCACACGAAGTACGGCGAGACCAGCGGCGACGGCGTCCGCGCCGAGGTCCTCGACATCGTCGCCACCCGCGGCAAGATGCAGAACCCGGTCACCGGCTCCGGCGGCATGCTCGTCGGCACGGTCGAGGAGGTCGGCCCGGAGTCGCCCCTCGGCCTCGAGGTCGGCGACCGCGTGGCCACGCTCATCAGCCTCACCCTCACCCCGCTCGTGATCGAGGACGGGCTGGCGCAGTGGGACGGGCGCAGCGAGCAGGTGCCGTGCGACGGCTACGCCGTCCTCTTCGGCCGCTCCATCGCAGCCGTCATCCCCGACGACCTCGACCCCGCCCTGTCGCTCAGCGTGATGGACGTCTGCGGCGCGCCCGCCCTGACCGCGCGCGTCGTGGGGGAGTACGTCGCCCGCGGGCAGGCGCCGACGGTCGCGGTCATCGGCGGGGCGGGCAAGTCCGGCTCCCTGAGCCTGGCCGCCGCCCGCCAGGCCGGCGCGGCGCGCACCATCGGCGTCGTGCCCCACGAGGGTGAGCGCGACCTGCTCACCGACGCCGGTATCGCCGACGCGGTCACCATCTCCGACGCCCGCGACCCGATCGCGCTGCGCGACGCGGTCGCGGCAGCCGGCGGCCCGGCCGACGTCACCGTCGTGTGCGTCGACGTCCCAGGCTGCGAGGGCGGCGCCATCCTGGCCACGGCCGAGGGCGGCACCGTCATCTTCTTCTCGATGGCCACCAGCTTCAGCGCCGCGGCGCTCGGCGCCGAGGGACTCGCCGCCGACGTCCGGATGCTCGTCGGCAACGGCTACGTCCCGGGCCACGCGGCGTACGCGATGGAGCTGCTCCGCGCCGACGCCGGCGTCCGCGCGCTGTTCGAGAGGCGGCTGTGA
- a CDS encoding KamA family radical SAM protein encodes MSIETASPLDQALATGQPYPYQRVELVEPDWTRFPGWADVTAADWASVQWQRAHCIKNVKQLRELMGDLLDDRFYADLERDQAERATMSMLVPPQMMNTMVPTVTPAGAGSLTEAFYADPVRHYMIPVFSDRRTDWPSHPHAARDSLHEHDMWATEGLTHRYPTKVLAELLPTCPQYCGHCTRMDLVGNSTVVIDKLKFAGKPNDRIGDMIDYLRRTPSVRDVVVSGGDVANMPWPRLEAFLMSVLEVENIRDIRLATKALIGLPQHWLQPDVVEGVNRVATVARSRGVSLAMHTHANHANSVTPIVAEASRAMLDAGLRDVRNQGVLLAGVNAEPHALLDLCFRLLDGAQIMPYYFYMCDMIPFSEHWRVSLADAQRLQHHIMGYLPGFATPRIVCDVPFVGKRWVHQNADYDTEHGISFWTKNYRTSIEADDAEALSRFYEYYDPIHTLPESGQQWWEQHGRLDEASLKAAEMAEASRRTAALQAW; translated from the coding sequence ATGAGCATCGAGACCGCCAGCCCGCTCGACCAGGCACTCGCCACCGGCCAGCCCTACCCCTACCAGCGGGTCGAGCTCGTCGAGCCCGACTGGACCCGGTTCCCGGGCTGGGCCGACGTCACCGCCGCCGACTGGGCCTCGGTGCAGTGGCAGCGCGCGCACTGCATCAAGAACGTCAAGCAGCTGCGCGAGCTGATGGGCGACCTCCTCGACGACCGGTTCTACGCCGACCTCGAGCGCGACCAGGCCGAGCGCGCGACCATGTCGATGCTGGTGCCGCCGCAGATGATGAACACGATGGTGCCGACGGTGACCCCGGCGGGCGCCGGCTCGCTCACCGAGGCGTTCTACGCCGACCCGGTGCGCCACTACATGATCCCGGTCTTCAGCGACCGCCGCACCGACTGGCCCTCGCACCCCCACGCCGCGCGCGACTCGCTCCACGAGCACGACATGTGGGCCACCGAGGGACTCACCCACCGCTACCCCACCAAGGTCCTGGCCGAGCTGCTGCCGACCTGCCCGCAGTACTGCGGCCACTGCACCCGCATGGACCTCGTCGGCAACTCCACGGTCGTCATCGACAAGCTGAAGTTCGCCGGCAAGCCCAACGACCGCATCGGCGACATGATCGACTACCTGCGTCGTACGCCGTCGGTGCGCGACGTGGTCGTCTCCGGCGGCGACGTGGCCAACATGCCGTGGCCCCGCCTCGAGGCGTTCCTGATGTCGGTGCTCGAGGTCGAGAACATCCGCGACATCCGGCTCGCGACCAAGGCGCTCATCGGCCTCCCCCAGCACTGGCTGCAGCCCGACGTGGTCGAGGGAGTGAACCGGGTCGCGACCGTGGCCCGCTCACGCGGCGTCTCGCTCGCGATGCACACCCACGCCAACCACGCGAACTCGGTGACGCCGATCGTCGCCGAGGCGTCCCGGGCGATGCTCGACGCCGGCCTGCGCGACGTACGCAACCAGGGCGTGCTGCTGGCCGGGGTCAACGCCGAGCCCCACGCGCTGCTCGACCTGTGCTTCCGCCTCCTCGACGGCGCGCAGATCATGCCCTACTACTTCTACATGTGCGACATGATCCCGTTCTCGGAGCACTGGCGGGTCTCGCTCGCCGACGCCCAGCGGCTCCAGCACCACATCATGGGCTACCTCCCGGGCTTCGCGACGCCGCGCATCGTGTGCGACGTGCCGTTCGTCGGCAAGCGCTGGGTGCACCAGAACGCCGACTACGACACCGAGCACGGCATCTCGTTCTGGACCAAGAACTACCGCACCTCGATCGAGGCCGACGACGCCGAGGCCCTCTCGCGCTTCTACGAGTACTACGACCCGATCCACACCCTCCCCGAGTCCGGCCAGCAGTGGTGGGAGCAGCACGGCCGCCTCGACGAGGCCTCCCTCAAGGCCGCCGAGATGGCCGAGGCGTCGCGTCGTACCGCTGCGCTCCAGGCCTGGTGA